The proteins below are encoded in one region of Brassica napus cultivar Da-Ae chromosome A6, Da-Ae, whole genome shotgun sequence:
- the LOC125609990 gene encoding uncharacterized protein LOC125609990, with protein MNIKNDQTVKFWTDVWLSAGKLIDLAGEIGTQKLGIPRNARICDVWNLRASRDQHIQQLVEVIRQFPLSLTVNVPDGVMWRNGPDDYRDKFIASGTWQQIRQSRDEVQWSTIVWFSQRVPRFSFITWLALCDRLSTGHRMHKWGQPQVCILCGESDETRDHLYFACPYTYTLWLKVVGNLFGAEPDPDWGITISRLIT; from the coding sequence ATGAACATCAAGAATGACCAAACAGTAAAGTTCTGGACTGATGTGTGGCTCTCTGCAGGGAAACTGATTGACCTTGCTGGTGAGATTGGAACTCAAAAGTTAGGCATTCCGAGAAATGCGAGAATTTGTGATGTTTGGAATCTAAGGGCATCACGCGATCAGCACATACAGCAGCTGGTGGAGGTAATTCGCCAGTTCCCTTTATCGCTGACTGTAAATGTCCCTGACGGAGTCATGTGGAGGAATGGCCCTGACGACTATAGGGATAAGTTCATCGCTTCTGGTACTTGGCAACAGATCAGACAGAGTAGAGATGAAGTTCAGTGGAGCACGATTGTCTGGTTCTCCCAAAGGGTACCTCGGTTCTCTTTCATCACTTGGCTAGCTCTCTGTGATAGGCTCTCAACAGGCCATCGAATGCACAAATGGGGTCAACCGCAAGTTTGTATATTATGTGGCGAGTCAGATGAGACGAGAGATCATCTATATTTTGCTTGTCCGTATACTTACACACTGTGGTTGAAAGTTGTGGGGAATCTCTTCGGTGCTGAACCTGATCCGGACTGGGGCATCACTATATCGCGGCTGATCACATGA
- the LOC106347981 gene encoding zinc-finger homeodomain protein 1-like: MDFEDNNNNNNEEEDEMNLHEEEEEEDDAVYDSPPLPPPSRVLKTSTESPDTAGTTSTGGGGFMVVHGGSSGGGGGSRFRFRECLKNQAVNIGGHAVDGCGEFMPAGIEGTIDALKCAACGCHRNFHRKELPYFHHHAPPHQPPPPPPPGFYRLPAPVSYRPPPSQAPPLQLALPPPPQRERSEDRMETSSAEAGGGGGSGIRKRFRTKFTPEQKERMLALAESIGWRIQRQDDEVIQRFCQETGVPRQVLKVWLHNNKHTLGKSSSPPLHQHQNPTLPHPPQPSSFHHEQDQP, encoded by the coding sequence ATGGACTTtgaagacaacaacaacaacaacaacgaagaagaagacgaaatgAATCTtcacgaggaagaagaagaagaagacgacgcCGTTTACGactctcctcctcttcctccaccGTCTCGCGTCCTCAAAACATCCACTGAAAGTCCTGACACGGCCGGAACAACCTCAACAGGCGGTGGAGGGTTCATGGTGGTACACGGTGGTTCCtccggtggaggaggaggaagcaggTTTAGGTTCCGCGAGTGTCTCAAGAACCAAGCGGTGAACATAGGAGGACACGCGGTGGATGGCTGTGGTGAGTTTATGCCAGCTGGCATCGAAGGCACCATCGACGCCCTAAAATGCGCCGCGTGTGGCTGTCACCGTAACTTCCACCGCAAGGAATTACCTTACTTCCACCACCACGCGCCACCGCATcagcctccacctcctcctccgccggGATTCTACCGTCTTCCGGCTCCGGTGAGTTATCGACCACCGCCGTCACAAGCTCCTCCTCTTCAGCTAGCTCTTCCTCCTCCACCGCAAAGAGAGAGATCAGAAGATCGCATGGAGACTTCTTCTGCGGaggcaggaggaggaggaggaagtggGATTAGGAAGAGGTTTAGGACTAAGTTCACGCCGGAGCAGAAGGAGAGGATGTTAGCTTTAGCTGAGAGTATTGGTTGGAGAATTCAGAGACAAGATGATGAAGTGATCCAGAGATTTTGTCAAGAGACTGGTGTTCCGAGGCAAGTTCTTAAGGTTTGGTTACATAACAACAAACACACTCTTGGTAAGTCGTCGTCTCCACCACTTCACCAGCATCAGAATCCAACTCTTCCTCATCCTCCACAGCCTTCTTCCTTTCACCATGAACAAGACCAACCATGA
- the LOC106347980 gene encoding cyclin-D4-1, whose translation MADNLELSLLCTEITNVGDEDNVIILDKAPIVFPEISISQMGFPSESDEFIREMMEKEKQLLPSDGYISRLRSGDFDLNVRRREALNWILKACEEHQFGPMCICLSMNYLDRFLSVHDFPSGNTWAVQLLAVACLSLAAKIEETEVPMLIDLQAGHPQFVFEAKSVQRMELLVLNRLEWRLRAITPCSYIRYFLRKMSQCDQEPSSTLISRSLQVIASKTKGIDFLEFRPSEVAAAVALSVSGELYTVHFDNSSFSPLFSLLQKERVKKIGEMIERCESQTPNGVLEVSACCFSSKTHDSSSPHTHLS comes from the exons ATGGCAGACAATCTAGAACTGAGTCTTTTATGTACAGAGATCACCAACGTTGGTGATGAAGACAACGTCATAATTCTTGACAAAGCTCCGATCGTTTTCCCTGAAATCTCGATTTCTCAGATGGGTTTTCCATCGGAGAGCGATGAGTTCATCAGAGAGatgatggagaaggagaagcaGCTTTTGCCAAGTGATGGTTACATCAGCAGACTCAGAAGTGGAGATTTTGATTTGAATGTCAGAAGAAGAGAAGCTCTTAATTGGATTTTGAAG GCTTGTGAGGAACACCAGTTTGGACCAATGTGTATTTGCTTATCTATGAACTACTTGGATCGGTTCTTATCAGTTCATGATTTCCCT AGTGGCAACACTTGGGCAGTGCAGTTGTTAGCTGTGGCTTGTTTATCCTTGGCAGCCAAAATTGAAGAAACTGAAGTCCCAATGCTAATAGATCTTCAG GCTGGACATCCTCAGTTTGTGTTTGAGGCTAAATCAGTCCAAAGGATGGAGCTTTTGGTGTTGAACAGATTGGAATGGAGGTTGAGAGCGATTACTCCCTGCTCATACATAAGATATTTCTTGAGGAAGATGAGTCAATGTGATCAAGAACCATCCAGCACATTGATATCCAGATCATTACAAGTGATAGCCAGCAAAACCAAAG GTATTGACTTTTTGGAGTTTAGACCTTCTGAAGTTGCTGCTGCAGTTGCACTTTCTGTTTCTGGAGAACTGTACACAGTACACTTTGACAACTCTTCCTTCTCTCCTCTTTTCTCACTACTTCAAAAG GAGAGAGTGAAGAAGATTGGGGAAATGATAGAGCGTTGTGAGTCGCAAACACCCAATGGGGTTCTAGAAGTATCAGCTTGTTGTTTCAGCTCTAAGACTCATGATTCCTCTTCTCCCCATACACATCTTTCCTAA
- the LOC106418429 gene encoding 14-3-3-like protein GF14 kappa isoform X2 — translation MAATLSRDQYVYMAKLAEQAERYEEMVQFMESLVSSATPAGELTVEERNLLSVAYKNVIGSLRAAWRIVSSIEQKEESRKNEEHVSLVKDYRSKVEGELSTICSGILKLLDTHLIPSATASESKVFYLKMKGDYHRYMAEFKSGDERKTAAEDTMIAYKAAQDVAVADLAPTHPIRLGLALNFSVFYYEILNSSEKACSMAKQAFEEAIAELDTLGEESYKDSTLIMQLLRDNLTLWTSDMQMDEA, via the exons ATGGCGGCGACGTTGAGCAGAGACCAATACGTGTACATGGCGAAGCTGGCCGAGCAAGCGGAGCGATACGAGGAGATGGTCCAGTTCATGGAGAGCCTGGTAAGCTCCGCCACGCCGGCGGGGGAGCTGACGGTGGAGGAGAGGAACCTCCTCTCGGTGGCGTACAAGAACGTGATCGGATCTCTACGAGCGGCGTGGAGGATCGTGTCATCGATCGAGCAGAAGGAAGAGAGCAGGAAGAACGAGGAGCACGTGTCGCTCGTGAAGGATTACAGATCCAAGGTGGAGGGGGAGCTCTCGACGATCTGCTCGGGGATCCTCAAGCTGCTCGATACGCATCTGATCCCTTCGGCTACGGCTAGCGAGTCGAAGGTGTTTTACCTGAAGATGAAGGGGGATTACCATCGGTACATGGCCGAGTTCAAATCTGGAGATGAGAGGAAGACTGCTGCCGAAGATACCATGATCGCCTACAAGGCTGCTCAG GACGTTGCGGTTGCTGATCTAGCGCCTACGCATCCGATCAGGCTGGGTCTGGCTCTCAATTTCTCGGTGTTTTACTACGAGATTCTCAACTCTTCTGAGAAAGCTTGTAGCATGGCCAAACAG GCTTTCGAGGAAGCCATTGCTGAGCTGGACACGTTGGGAGAGGAGTCGTACAAGGACAGTACTCTCATCATGCAGTTGCTAAGGGACAACCTAACCCTCTGGACCTCCGACATGCAg ATGGATGAGGCCTGA
- the LOC106418429 gene encoding 14-3-3-like protein GF14 kappa isoform X1, which translates to MAATLSRDQYVYMAKLAEQAERYEEMVQFMESLVSSATPAGELTVEERNLLSVAYKNVIGSLRAAWRIVSSIEQKEESRKNEEHVSLVKDYRSKVEGELSTICSGILKLLDTHLIPSATASESKVFYLKMKGDYHRYMAEFKSGDERKTAAEDTMIAYKAAQDVAVADLAPTHPIRLGLALNFSVFYYEILNSSEKACSMAKQAFEEAIAELDTLGEESYKDSTLIMQLLRDNLTLWTSDMQEQMDEA; encoded by the exons ATGGCGGCGACGTTGAGCAGAGACCAATACGTGTACATGGCGAAGCTGGCCGAGCAAGCGGAGCGATACGAGGAGATGGTCCAGTTCATGGAGAGCCTGGTAAGCTCCGCCACGCCGGCGGGGGAGCTGACGGTGGAGGAGAGGAACCTCCTCTCGGTGGCGTACAAGAACGTGATCGGATCTCTACGAGCGGCGTGGAGGATCGTGTCATCGATCGAGCAGAAGGAAGAGAGCAGGAAGAACGAGGAGCACGTGTCGCTCGTGAAGGATTACAGATCCAAGGTGGAGGGGGAGCTCTCGACGATCTGCTCGGGGATCCTCAAGCTGCTCGATACGCATCTGATCCCTTCGGCTACGGCTAGCGAGTCGAAGGTGTTTTACCTGAAGATGAAGGGGGATTACCATCGGTACATGGCCGAGTTCAAATCTGGAGATGAGAGGAAGACTGCTGCCGAAGATACCATGATCGCCTACAAGGCTGCTCAG GACGTTGCGGTTGCTGATCTAGCGCCTACGCATCCGATCAGGCTGGGTCTGGCTCTCAATTTCTCGGTGTTTTACTACGAGATTCTCAACTCTTCTGAGAAAGCTTGTAGCATGGCCAAACAG GCTTTCGAGGAAGCCATTGCTGAGCTGGACACGTTGGGAGAGGAGTCGTACAAGGACAGTACTCTCATCATGCAGTTGCTAAGGGACAACCTAACCCTCTGGACCTCCGACATGCAg GAGCAGATGGATGAGGCCTGA